In the genome of Caenorhabditis elegans chromosome IV, the window GAAGAATACCCAGAGCAGAACGAAAGTGAGAAGACCATTTCCGTGCGACCAAGTGAATGAGTTTCTTTCCGGAAAGTAGCTCAACCAGTTTCCTTGTGATTTCACGTTCCATATAACGGCCTGGATTCCAACAGAAATGAAATAGAGAATGAAGCCTTGAAAACCGGTAAGTCCGAGAATTCCTGTAAAagaaggattttttaaatgattttttttgaaaattacctgCTGCCATACCGGCGGCGCACGACTGACACGTTCTTCCAAACTCGAGAGCTTCGACGTTGTTGGTTATCGCTGCCGTGCTGAAGAAATATATACATGATTATTGAATTCATGATTTTTACTTCGACTCACTTGTAACACTCATCGTTCTTCTTTTCTGCTTTTGACGATTTATCGGacatttgaaaatctgaaattacaaataacactaataatcaaaaaagaaCATGTTCTAGAACaacataaaattatttaaaattgaataaaactgGATTGCAAAGGGAATTTAAGAATTAAAtagaataaattaataaatttgtcTCTGAGAAATCTGTGCATTCTGACGTGACAGTGTATCAGTCCTGGGGAGCGCACTTgcaatattctttttttagctaattttttttctttaaaaatattgcatTTGCCTCGCTTTTATACTGAATCGcttttataaatatatttttctgcttaaaatattatttttataaatttcagacatgCTTCGAAGTATACAACATGTCGAAGCCCTCAGCAGTCGTCAAATTTCGACAACATCGATGCTTCTCAAGAACAGAGCGGGTAAAACCAAGGTTTGTTGatctttcaattattttcccatttatattttgcaatttccgTCTACATCAAATAGAACACAACTTCTTACATACGAAATGGCTCAAAAACCACATCATATTGGCGTGCGAAAATCGTGGCTCACATGGCATTCACAGAATCTCGAAGGTTTGTTCCAAAACTGAATTAcgatttaacaatttttaaaatttgtttttagaatTCCGTCAATCTCAACCACTGGTTGTTGCACAAGATGAAGTTGTTCGTCGGTTCATTCGAGGATTTTTCCCACAAAATTTAGTCGTTAGTGGAAATGAGGTAAtaacttatcaaaaaaattttaaaattcagtatAGTATCTATTTCTCTTATCCAAGTTTGCAAaacttcacatttttccagattgtAATCAAACGACGAGGAAACGTACTGATCGTTGCCGGATTCCTTCAATATTCGCGTCGACTCGATATTCGAAGAATCTACTGGATGTTCGGGTTTGCAGAAGAATTTCTTTCCATTCTTCTGAAACAACCAGTGAAGCTAGAAATGGCATTTGTGGAATCCGAAGAAGATGTAGCATACAACTATATCTAAAACTTTCATCTTTGTTATAGAACCGAAATACCGTAGTTTTATTTTACTTCTTTAATTGTTTCTGTtgtgttccaaaaaacaaaataaatctgaattttGGCATTTGGATTCTGGATTTTGGTCCCTGAAAAATATACGAGAGTCAACGATAAGACTTCATAAAATTATCAATCAGCGCATTGGTttgacaaaaatcaataaatatttgtgCTCACTTCGCACACTGATAAGCAAACCCCATAGTCTTTCATACAAACTATTGCGCCCTTTCAATCGTCCTTTTTAACTATACGTGAATCACAGTTAACTATGCGTCGCTCATATAATCACTGATTATTATTCGTATCTTATTCCACTTGTGGTGTGACTTATCTGCAAAACCTAACAACATTTTAATcactaaaacaaaaatttcgtCATTCCATGCCTTCGTCTTCTCCATCGATGGACGAGTCTCGAAGGTCTGCTGTTCCACCAAAAGAGCCTGCTGGCAGAATTTGCACAGTTAGTTTTGATATTATTTAGAATATAATCACTTTATTGAAGAGCCTCTTGACGCTggtttaaaagttgaaaaaaccaTCAGAAAgttgtaattttattttggaaacggcgtgagatttttcgatttttgcttaaaaaatacggtatccggtctcgCCAAGACAAgtctttaaggagtactgtaatttcaaactttagaAGAACATGCATATTTAAcgtgaaaaactaaaataaaacacataaatgtttttaaaaaagtattaataGCTATGAAttatcaatgaaaattccacagcttgaaattacagtaatcttcaaATGCACACAGCTTTTTGTACTGAACAAAGattgtcgtgccgagacctggtaccgtatttttgacctaaaaatcaaaaagaaaattccgTTTGGATACATATCGTCTTTTCCAAAACGTAAGATGAGTTCCATAGTGGATTACTACAAATCTGGTggtatttttgtaaaaatataatagaaaaacgttttttcattTATACTTCTAAACCAACAATTGTAATTAATTTTAGGTTTGCTCCGACCGTGCAAATGGATACAATTTTGGTGTACTCACTTGCGAATCTTGTAAGGCGTTTTTCAGGCGAAATGCTTCAAAGCAtaaggttttaaaaaaaaaagcatactcaagttgttaaaaattttgtgttaaGGAAATTAAATGTCCTTTCTCTGATTCTTGTCAAATCACATCAGCATCTCGCAAGTTTTGCCAAGCTTGTCGattgaataaatgttttgcTGTTGGAATGAACAGTGAATGGTTAAATGATTTGAAACCGAAGAGTTCAattgtttctggaaaattcaaaagaaagaaGCCTGATATGAAGAATAACTTGAAAGTGGAAGTAGATGATACTGAAGaagatttggaaaatgatgatgaagaaCAAATTAGTGTCCCCAAAGCATTACTTGAAAAGCTTATCAATAAAGCTAATGAGTAAGTTTCAATGAAATTATCCGGAAATAATAAACTactgtttcaacaaatttacTATAATATAAcgggaaaataacaaaaaaacgcCTTTACCCCAGAATGCAAAAACAGTAGCCGCGCACGTATGTAGGCATGAAGAAGTGCCTACCATGGCAGCCTTAGCACGTTCTCACATTTATTCAATTGAATCTATTTAATTAAAGTGGTCTCTCGATAACCTGTGATATGTACCGTATGAGAAAGTACAATTATCTAATCAGTAGATCACACAAGACCACAAAACTACGTCACTCTAGTAACAGACAATCGTACAttgaactttcagaaaatcaaaagacAGATGTACATGCAAATGCCAGTGTGGATTCTATCCAATTACTCAAAGACTCACCGCATACGAACCAAAGGATACAACAGCTGTGGTTAGTAGAGTttaaaatacaagaaaatcaattattttatattcAGAACAGTCCACAAGATATATCATTCTcccatcatcttcatcattcGGATTCGTTTTATTCTTCATCTACTTCAACTCTTTCTCCAATGTCGGTTATCAGTTGTGCTCCATCTTCACATGATTCCAGTGGTTACAATACTTCTCAACTTGTTACTCAATCTCCAACCAACTACACAGTTTCTCCGGCGTCTATACCGAGCTCAATAACTGGTATGTTTTTAGGAGCAGCTCGTGAAGCTGAACGCTAGAACCTCActgtcaaaaatgtttgacaaCAAGCCAGACATAACTCATCTAGAAGGCTATCACTACGAATTCAAAGTAGGCAGAAGAGTTACGTCCGCCTTCCGAGCCGACAAGAAAACACTTTTATTAATACGTACTGAAGTAAAGAATATACGTCTAAAATTTAGAACTGTCTCCACAAATGCCATCGCAATATCCTCCAATGTTATCACCATTTCAATTTGGTGTTATGGCCCAAATGGCTGCGCCagccaactttttgaattttcctccAATGCCTGAAAGAACATGGACTCCAATTCAAGCAGTGTCCACAGTTCCAGTAACTGAAACTCTACCTCCAAATTTGCTAGAACAAATTCATTCAAGTACTGTTTCATGTCATCCAtaagtttgaattttgcaacttttcagAGATTGACAAATACATTGGAGTTTTGAATGAAGACGAGATAACTCTTTTAGAAGAACTTCATGTACAAAATGAGCCATTAAATGCTCCACTAATTCAATGGCACAATCCGAAAAGCATTGATGGAGTTTTTAGAATAATAGAAGAAGCTCTACGAAGGATTGTTAACATGGCATGCCAATTAAGTCTATTCCGAGAGCTTCACGTGGACGATAGGAAAAATCTCTTGAAAAGTGGATTTGGGGAGTTGTTGATTGTGCGGGGTCTTATGGCCTATGACAAGAGTGATAACAGCTGGAATCATTCATTTGGAGTACGAGGAAAAATGGAGGTAAAGGTGGAAGTTCTTAAGAATCCAAAACTTGAAGAACATTACAAAGCACACATGAACTTGCTTTCAACGTTTGGAGAAGATGTGAGGAATAATGAACATTTGATGCTCATTTTCAATGCAGCTGTTATATTTCATCCTCGTGAgccagtttttcaaaattgattcgTTTTAAAGTTATTAATTCAGATGTCTCCAACTTACGTGATAGTAAACGAGTGCACTCAACACAagcaaaatatttccagatgcTCTTGAAGTAAGTACTGTACGAGAAAAGCACGTATTGtataactttttgattataacatttttaatattgtcCTACTTTCAGACTTCTTACATTTGAATATGGTAAATCACGTGCTGACATTGCATACAGTAATCTTCTGAATCAAGTCGTCGAGCTTCATCGTGTGAATAGGACCTTACTTCGTGTGTTTTATGGACTAGATATTGCTCAATTGGATCCTCTGATACGAGAATTATGTTCTTTTGAATAACCATTTATTAACCATGAATTATTGCACATATTGCACACTTATTAACATgagaaagtttttgagaaaattgcacaaaagtCAAGGGCAGAAAGATGGAGAAAATATTACAAACAAATACACGTAGATCTGGAtcgaaatcaaaataaaaattaatataaaggTATTAATTAATTACTCCTCTTTCAACCACTTTTGGCACTTGGCAACATAAGCATGAGAACGAGCACATGTTAGTGCTGGATAATAGTTCTCAATAAAGTAACAGTGCTCTTTTGCGAACTCTTCAACGGTATCAAACAAGAATTGACGTGCGAAGCTACGAAGGTTCAAGCATTGATGCTTTGTCACAACAGctctctttttgtttttcttgacACGTTGAGCACGTGTAACTGGAGCTtcagtggtggtggtggttgttacatcttcttcttcatcttcaactAACTCTTCTGCTTCAATAACATCATCTTCCTCTTCCTGTTCCACGGCAGCTGTCAcaacttcttcctcttcttcttctggtGTAGTTGTTGGAGCTTCAGTAGTAGTTGTTGTGGTTGTAGTCTTCATTTTTGAGAGACGAATTCTCTTCATAACTCTCTTTCTAACCTCCTTATTCAAAAGTTCTTCTTCCTGCTCTTTTGTCAACATCTGAACCTTGCTGCTTCTCTGTTCGATAGCATCATTCATTGGAGTATCATTTTGAACTTCTTGTTGGGTTGTTTCCTGTCTTTTTGGGCTCTCTTGAACCTCATCAACTCCATCGAATTGCTCAGCAAACTCTTCGGATGGTGGGGAAACACTTGGAGCCACTTGGGTCTTCCATTGCTCGTCATAAAGATCTGGGAACTTGCGGatctctttcttttctttctttgatGTTTTGTGACTCTTTCTcatctttctcttcttctttggTGGTTCAGTCGTTgcttcttcttcctcctcaACTGGTTTCTCTTCAACCTTTTCATTctgaaatgataaaaatgaggatttttaaactaaaaagaTATTCCCAAATGAGTTATTAGTTGAATTTGCAGCTAACGTGCTGACAGCAATTGAGTGCAAATTAAAAAGGCCCCCAAAATTAACTTATCCGAAGGCATCTAAAAGTgcataaaacaaaaagttactTCTTCAACTTTGACGACACGTGGTTTGCGAATCTTTCTTTTACGATTGATGCTGTACACACGAATGCTTCCCTGAGACAAGTGTTAGATTAGCAAATGTGATTGATTAGAATGAACAGAGTATACcaagaagagagagagaataaATAAGACTTACctctttttgaagaatattgACTGGTTCCTGTTCCTCCTGTGCTTGAATATCGATTGGATCACTCATCTGAACAgtttttgctccaaattgaCGAGAATGCATgtcttttccctttttttcaagataatGAATCTTTCGTCTTGGAAGGGACTTGCGTTTTGGTTTAATTGTCTCTTGCTCAACTTCTTCAATTGTCGTGACTTCTGGTTCTTCGGTAGTGGTTGGAGTGGTAGTGGTTGTTGGATCAGTGAACAagttgatctgaaaataatggaATTGAAACTAtactttgtagtttttgtgtgggtttttttttcaaatttttactttcatttttcagtttcttggATGCATTTATGGAGCCACTTCAGCACTTCTACAAAATAAGACAGTGGGACTTGTTCCCCGATATTTGTCAATAAATTTAATGATAAAGTATAGACAATTATttactttattgaaaaataactaccattttatttgaataaattggaaaaataatcaaaaatcgtATGAGTTCAAAATTGCtggtgaaaattgccgaacaaTTTTTCGGTAATGTTCCCCCAGataatttcaactttcagataatttttgagcactttctcAGTCCAAATCAGTCCCAAATCAAACAAAacgcattttcagataaagtAAATATTTCTCTATATTACAACTTCGAAATTTAATGTAAAATAACGGAGAACATGCACACTGTTGCTGCGCAGTCCTGGTCATTCGTGCTTTGAAGTGATACTGATAAAACGTTTTCCAAATATGTAGTAAAACAAAAGTAttgaaattcatgaaaaatattaacttaCCATTGGAGGGAATGTTGGGGCCAAGAATTCAGTAGCCTCAGACCgggatttctaaaaaaaattggtaacgCGATAATTCAATTATACAAAGCCCGACGAACCACTTGTTTAATCTCTACTCTCTTTGTCGAAACTTCAGGTAACTGTTGAAGCAAGGTGTTTGGAAGAATTTTGACTGATCCGTTCGCTTCTTTCAAAACAACAACCTGTTCGTAGACACTAAaagacaaaacatttttgacaaGCAGTGTGCTTTCAATACTCACGTCTTTCCGTCTCTGGTTACCGGACGATACATGATTTCAGTGACTGGTTGAGCGGCAGTTGTTGGTCTGAAATATGACAAACGGTCACTCACAAACCCTTGTTTCTTAGCTTCTTCTTTGACCAACGCCACCCGACATTTTCACTTCCCCCTTTTTAAACCGGTTTAGCTGGTTAGTGAGTGTCAAACGTCAAGAACATGAAAAAGATGAAGTCAAAATGACATTTAGCTGTCTTACATGTGAAGAGCGGGCATTTGAAGTGGTACTGGTGGCAATGGAACAAGAGGTGGCAAGGTGATCATTGGTTCCTGTTGTGGAGTCTGTTGCGGCTTCTGAGCAGCTTGAGCAGCCTGTGCTTCTCTGATTGCATTTCCAGTAGCTGATATAAGTCTGGAATGGATGGTTATTGTAGTTAGTTACTAGTAGAGTTCAatgcaaatttccaaacaagACTACTTTCAATTCGTTTTGAGTTTTTACAGGAAACGGTTTGTTcccaaaatatatatttgaagagctaaaataataagaaaaatatatacatttaaaaatggttttcaaaTCAGTataattagttaaaattgCAGTGCAGGAAAACTCCGACACCTCTATAAATGcttgcaaaaaagttcaactatgtttaaagaaaatgtattttttcagcattttgtttttctaacaCTTCTAGTTTTTCAGTTATCTATCTATTTTTGCCAGCACTTATTATTGatcttgcaaaaaaacatgcaattaaaatattttgaatgcaAAGCCATACAGTTAAGGTTACCTTCAACTTGAAAGTTTACCTTGAGATGGAGAAGATATCCTCATTATCATCAGCTTTTGCTGCAACAGATGGAcgttcaatttcttcttttctttcttcttttttaacGTCATCTACCTGTAATGCTTGTTttgtttcaacaattttagTTAGCATGCTTTGAAAGTGAAagcaataacttttttgaatgacAGATTGCGAAGAACTTTCACACCCAATTGGATATGTTCCCGGATGTACTTTGCCTTGTCTGTCAATGTTTACTTACCGTCTTGAAGCTGAACGACTCGTcatcttctttcttcttttcaactCTTTCGgtctcttctttctttttctctgaTACTTCAGCGTTTTTCTGAATCTTCTGATCTTTCTCGCTAACAAATCCTGCATCTCTTGCAAGTTGAGACATAATATCAGAAGGAAGTTTCAAAAGGGAATCATAAACATCTTCGCGAGCCTTGACAACTTTCTCTGGTTGAGGAGTGGATACGTCTGGCGTAGAACTTGTGGATGTTTGATTCTGATTCTTCATCATCTCTGGAACTTCTTTGATTGCATCAATTGTATCTCGTACAAGTGCTCGAATGTCAATTGAATGATCTTGAGCATTAGTAATTGCCAGAAGAGCTGGCAATAATACAAAGAGATGTCTCATCTGAAACATACATTTAATTCTAATTAGtcctaaaaaacaaaaaaaaaaccacgaaGTTTggacaaaatgaaaaaaaaaatcaagaatcaaTTCTCAGATGTTCAAACAAAAAGTACCAAATGAAATGGGTAATGAAGAAGAATGAACGCCAGAAAGCCCCGGAAAGAATCCAAAAGTAAAAGGAAATGAAGCGTTCAACCCGGGGGAATGTCTGTCGGCTACTTCATCCCGCCCCTTTCACCAAGCTACCTGTAcataaataaatagaaaaattacgtgTGGACCGAGAGAAAGTTGGTAATTAGAAGTGAGAGAAGGAGAACTATTAGGAAAATGCTAACGTCCATCTTTTCCACACTCTATTCAGAGTGAATTTGATGCATGAGGCATAAGTGACGAAAAACGGAAACAAGATATTATATATAATAATGACGGTTTCTATTAGCCCGATCGGTTTTTAGATAAGCATGTAATCTTGCTTGCATGCGCTAATGTGGGCTTGCAAATCTTCGATTATGCGTAGAGAAAAGTGTGAAAGGAGTTCTGCAACACTGGATAATTGTATAGCAGTAGAAAaacttctacagtaatcctaacGTAACCTGCCGTCTTTTCTTTGATACTCCTTCTTTGTCCAATCTTAACTCTTGGACGTGAGGCGTAGATGGACCTGGTAAACTAGCCTAACAAAAAGCATAGGTAAGCGACAGTAAGCGACAATTTTATCACCAAAAAAggttggaattttcaaaattttctactgTCCGTTTTAGGGTGCTAGATTCAAATTCTAAAGAACAATAATAATACTTTGAAACAAACACCGGATATGGTGATTGGTTATCACTTTCTAGCGTTTCAAcggtaaaaattaaaaaaaaaagttcagagtCAAAGGCTCAAATCTACATAAGAGAATCACCTAATGAAGAATGAAATTGGGAGTTTCAAACACAATGAAATGTATCTTATTATCACCAATTGTGACTGACTCTATGAAGGCACAGGAGGCGGGAGGAAGAAACAGCAACAAAAAGAGAAACGCACACAAGATCTCAGAAGAATATTCGCAAAAAGAGGTCTCGATCAAGTTCTCTTTTAGGGGGGCAAAGAATCGAGAGGAGAAGCCTGATAGGGAAATACGAGAATCGGAATCGACGACGCCACCGCTTGAAACAAACAAGCCAGTTTTTGAATACGCACATTCTGGATAGAAGAGATATAGAGAAAGATGcgtgaaaattattaaaaaaaagaaagaaaaagatgcTATGTTAGCTGCTAAATTAAGTGATAGATAAGGTACGGAGATAGATATTTCCGTTTATGACCCAACAAAACATTTATCTTCACGTAAAAACGTGTCGGAATCGaatgcaattttcaagatCAGGTCTCGGAGAATTATGAATAAATTTGTGGCGatgaaaactcacttttttcgGGAATTCCTTTGTCAAATATCGTAgcttatttttgtattttatacAGATGTTTCGCAGTTAAAAAGTACTTATGAAATGTAGTTATCACACTTGTAATAAGGGCAATACTtatcaagaattttttatttttatattttatatttttgaaattgtcacCTCCCGAGGTCTCTACTAaatattgctgaaattttggtGTCACCGCAGGAAAACTAGCTATTTGAAAAACGCATCTAAAATATTAGTGCtcaaaagtatttaaaaatggcGAACCACATGTGTAGATTTTATGTTCATTTCGTAGCAATGTAAGATATGGAATTTTAGTTCATTGTACCTAAAGATTCTGTCAATTTACGATTCACTTTGTAGGAAGATATTTTTGCCTATCAAACTTCAAATCGTTTTTGTCATAAAAGTTATTTATAACACgagttagaaaaaataatccaaattcaaaaatttcaccaaaaaaagaaagcgtTCTTGGATTTACTTCAAAATTATATGGTCACTTTAATCTCATTTACCTGATTTGCATGGTTTTTCCGTTTCACAATTAACTTCATTACTACTTTACAtttcgtttttatttgtttagtTTCTATCTGACAGAAATAAACTACTAAcgactttttccattttcattttcatccaTTCTTTTTCTGTTATCAAGTGTTCCGATCCACGAACATACACTATCAAAAAACTCGCTTTCTTGAATGACCAAACAAAACGGCGGAGACCTCCTCGaggagaaaatgttttaagttTGTAGACGTGGGGGAGATTGGTCAATCCTTATTAAATCCACTTGTTCTACTTCAAAATCATTCCCGCTTCtgatttgaattatttttgtattagaCTGCAGGATTAACAAAAAAGATAATGTAAACATATAAACACAACTCCAtaatattcttttaaaaattcgctCTCGATATTTTTCACCATTagtgctcaaaaaaaattgacagtttCAGGTCGGCATACAAAACCAgcgagtttaaaaaaattcgtagATATTCGAAAGGTGGGACGAATTTGAGGTCACATGAAATTATTTTGCCGATTGGTTgtgtcttttaaaaattgtttgaaacagtgaattaaaataagaatttaTCCGTAATTTTGTGAAGTAGGCTTTTCGAGAAGATATGAGAAAATATGAATGTTTATACGGTTGTGACTGAAACAACTCCATGAATACCATCTGGGCGTGTTCGACTTGAAAGTACTTCTCTTGTTGTTACAAATTCATCCATTACCATTGCGTCTTTTTGGCGAGCAAGCTTTTGTTGTGACATTTGATATAttacctggaaaaaatattgtttcaagaagatgaaaaataataaatgtaaGAAActaagattatttttaaatttgtaacCTTTCATTCAATTGTTCCAAAATGTTGGctaagtatttttttaagtgtGACAATGGAAAgtcaaaatatcaatttgaaatattttcttgaataaaaatgttcaacacgTTACTCCTGACTTTGAAACGACAATAGTGTAATTCAATAGTAAAAGATTTCAACagatctttctgaaaatttctatcTTTCATGCTCAATGTAACTCCGAAATAATTTGGTCCAAACTTTTAGTATTGGTCATCTCAAAGTCGtcctatttaaaaatgtatcttgtgaattaattttttatttaattgtgaaactgaaattgcattaaaaatgttatatcgGGTAAGAATGTGTGTTTTcgaaaagattttgaaaatattaaattgacACCAATTGACGTTCCGATCTATTAAAGTGGTCCCGCGCACACAAGATCTTTAGTTTGATCTATCCGGCCTGTATGCCGGTTAATTGTGACCTATATTCTTCGCGCTTGCTCTGTAGGATTTTATAATGATTGAGAGTGATTCAATGTCTGCCTAGAAGCCTAATCTTTTTGTATTCACTTCTGTTGATAATTtcctcattaaaaaataaacttttgtgAGGGCACACCACAAACCTATTtctttcaaaagaaaacaacatTACCTGCTCCGACGGATGTGccttttccatcattttttgctgaagcttcaacatttttttcgtgttcTCTCTTTCCAATatcctttttctttcttccttCGTGTGATACCTTCCAAGCTGAAAAGAATCAGTAAAGCTATTTGAAATGCagattaatttatatttttcagtgacaAACCTTTAATTCGCTCATTGCATCATCATCGGTTGAAATTGGTGCTCGTTCACGATACACCTGtgcttctctttttttcaaaatttgacttcGAATTGGTCTTTTGACAATATATCTTGATCCATCACATCTTCGTTTAACTTTCCATTTGTAATGAACAGTTGTGTCTCCCAAATCAGTCTTTGCAGCCATTTTCTCTTCATCAATaacttcttcaatttcttcatctGGAGCATCAACTTGATATACTTTTGATTTCGCTTTTGAGGATCGAAAGTAATGCGGAACTGGAATTCGGAAAgaactttttcgtttttcttctttcaataCAACTGAATACGATGGAATTCGGAATCTTTTCGCGTATTCTTCAGCTTCTTTCTCTTTTCGATCACTTTCTTCTTTATTGACTTTAGTAgtcatttgaatatttcgagaaattgataatttcctcAAACTGCTTCCTTTTAATGCTCCAAAAACGGCAGATGGAGCCCGGATAATAGATCTCTGAGTTTTATTTGATGACACCATTGACACAACATCTTCTGGAATCGGAAGTTCCTGATGCATTCTGTGAATTGGTC includes:
- the emc-6 gene encoding ER membrane protein complex subunit 6 (Confirmed by transcript evidence): MSDKSSKAEKKNDECYNTAAITNNVEALEFGRTCQSCAAGMAAGILGLTGFQGFILYFISVGIQAVIWNVKSQGNWLSYFPERNSFTWSHGNGLLTFVLLWVFFYGMVHVY
- the mrps-24 gene encoding Small ribosomal subunit protein uS3m (Confirmed by transcript evidence); this translates as MLRSIQHVEALSSRQISTTSMLLKNRAGKTKSTSNRTQLLTYEMAQKPHHIGVRKSWLTWHSQNLEEFRQSQPLVVAQDEVVRRFIRGFFPQNLVVSGNEIVIKRRGNVLIVAGFLQYSRRLDIRRIYWMFGFAEEFLSILLKQPVKLEMAFVESEEDVAYNYI
- the nhr-8 gene encoding Nuclear hormone receptor family member nhr-8 (Confirmed by transcript evidence); protein product: MPSSSPSMDESRRSAVPPKEPAGRICTVCSDRANGYNFGVLTCESCKAFFRRNASKHKEIKCPFSDSCQITSASRKFCQACRLNKCFAVGMNSEWLNDLKPKSSIVSGKFKRKKPDMKNNLKVEVDDTEEDLENDDEEQISVPKALLEKLINKANEKSKDRCTCKCQCGFYPITQRLTAYEPKDTTANSPQDISFSHHLHHSDSFYSSSTSTLSPMSVISCAPSSHDSSGYNTSQLVTQSPTNYTVSPASIPSSITELSPQMPSQYPPMLSPFQFGVMAQMAAPANFLNFPPMPERTWTPIQAVSTVPVTETLPPNLLEQIHSKIDKYIGVLNEDEITLLEELHVQNEPLNAPLIQWHNPKSIDGVFRIIEEALRRIVNMACQLSLFRELHVDDRKNLLKSGFGELLIVRGLMAYDKSDNSWNHSFGVRGKMEVKVEVLKNPKLEEHYKAHMNLLSTFGEDVRNNEHLMLIFNAAVIFHPHVSNLRDSKRVHSTQAKYFQMLLKLLTFEYGKSRADIAYSNLLNQVVELHRVNRTLLRVFYGLDIAQLDPLIRELCSFE
- the nhr-8 gene encoding Nuclear hormone receptor family member nhr-8 (Confirmed by transcript evidence), whose translation is MPSSSPSMDESRRSAVPPKEPAGRICTVCSDRANGYNFGVLTCESCKAFFRRNASKHKEIKCPFSDSCQITSASRKFCQACRLNKCFAVGMNSEWLNDLKPKSSIVSGKFKRKKPDMKNNLKVEVDDTEEDLENDDEEQISVPKALLEKLINKANEKSKDRCTCKCQCGFYPITQRLTAYEPKDTTAVNSPQDISFSHHLHHSDSFYSSSTSTLSPMSVISCAPSSHDSSGYNTSQLVTQSPTNYTVSPASIPSSITELSPQMPSQYPPMLSPFQFGVMAQMAAPANFLNFPPMPERTWTPIQAVSTVPVTETLPPNLLEQIHSKIDKYIGVLNEDEITLLEELHVQNEPLNAPLIQWHNPKSIDGVFRIIEEALRRIVNMACQLSLFRELHVDDRKNLLKSGFGELLIVRGLMAYDKSDNSWNHSFGVRGKMEVKVEVLKNPKLEEHYKAHMNLLSTFGEDVRNNEHLMLIFNAAVIFHPHVSNLRDSKRVHSTQAKYFQMLLKLLTFEYGKSRADIAYSNLLNQVVELHRVNRTLLRVFYGLDIAQLDPLIRELCSFE